Within Butyrivibrio fibrisolvens, the genomic segment TGATCAGGGACTTCTTGTAAGAACCTGGGGGAATATATCATGCAGACTTGATAAAGACCGTATACTTATAACTCCAAGCGGTATACAGTATGAAGACCTTACACCTGAGATGATCGCGGAAGTCAATCTTGGAGATCTCTCATGGGAAGGCAAATGCAAACCTTCAAGCGAGCTTCTGGTACATGTTGCCTGTTATAATGCACGAAGCGATATCAGATTTATAATCCATACCCATCAGGTTTTTGCTACTGTGGCAGGATCTCTTGGTGTTAAGGAGATCCGGGCTATGGTTGACGGCGATGACGTAAGGATACCATGCGCTCCATATGCACTCCCCGGAACCAGAAAGCTTGCAGATAACGTTAAGAAGACTATCCAGAAATATAAATCAGATAATGGAATAGTCATGTCCAATCACGGAACTATCTGCATGGGCACGATAAGCGATGAAGCTCTGGAATGTGCAATGGAGATGGAGGAAGCTTCAAAGCTCTTTTTGCACGGGTATTGCCATATGGATATTGAAAGCGAGTTTATTGAAGGCTTCAGCTCACATATCAATAGCGGCAGCATCATATATGATAAGCCGGATACTCCTTACAGGATCAAGCGGATGCATGAAGAGATATACGCCAAAAGACCTGATGTGAGATATATAGTTCACAACAAGTCACAGGCTTGCAAGATCGTATCAAGGCGTGCCACACATATGAAGCCTCTGCTTGATGATTTCGCCCAGCTTGTAGGTACAAGTGTAAGGATACCGATCAATCATCATGGACATGATGGAAATCGTATTATCGTCAAGAAGAATGTCAACGCTGTTTTTTCACTGGATGATGGAGCTTTTTGTCTGGGACAGACAAAGGATGATGCATATGCTACGGCACTAGTACTGGACAAGGCTT encodes:
- a CDS encoding class II aldolase/adducin family protein — encoded protein: MDPRQEIINIGKQLHDQGLLVRTWGNISCRLDKDRILITPSGIQYEDLTPEMIAEVNLGDLSWEGKCKPSSELLVHVACYNARSDIRFIIHTHQVFATVAGSLGVKEIRAMVDGDDVRIPCAPYALPGTRKLADNVKKTIQKYKSDNGIVMSNHGTICMGTISDEALECAMEMEEASKLFLHGYCHMDIESEFIEGFSSHINSGSIIYDKPDTPYRIKRMHEEIYAKRPDVRYIVHNKSQACKIVSRRATHMKPLLDDFAQLVGTSVRIPINHHGHDGNRIIVKKNVNAVFSLDDGAFCLGQTKDDAYATALVLDKACIAQIAASRYGSANFLSYRDCLKMNRHYRNSYSKLAKR